A window of Pedococcus badiiscoriae genomic DNA:
GACTCCCACCGACCGGTATGCCGCCGGCTCCGACGACGGTCCGCCCCCCGCGGCCGTGGGCGCCCCCTTGGCAGCCCTGGACGCCGGGGGCCGTCCGGTGGTGCTCCGACGCGCGACCCGCGAGGACGTGCCGGCCGTGGTCGCCCTGATCGCCGACGACCAGCTCGGGGCGACCCGGGAGTCGCCGGGTGAGCTGGCGGCATACCTGCGGGCCTTTGCGGCCATCGATGCGGACCCGGCTCAGCTGCTCGTGGTCCTGGACGACGGCGGCGTCGTGGTCGGCACTATGCAGCTGACGGTCATCCCCGGCCTGGCGCGTGGGGGCGCGCTGCGCGCACAGGTCGAGGCGGTCCGGGTGGCAGGCAGCCAACGCGGGCAGCGCCTGGGGGAGCAGCTGATCCGGTGGGCCGTCGCGGAGGCGTCACGCCGCGGCTGCGCCCTCGTGCAGCTCACCACCGACAAGCGACGGGCCGACGCGCACCGGTTCTACGAGCGACTGGGGTTCACCGCGTCGCACGAAGGGTTCAAGATGGCGCTGTCAGGCCGGCAG
This region includes:
- a CDS encoding GNAT family N-acetyltransferase: MPTPEFILALRERVGTQLLFLTGVTAVVRNSHGEVLLCRRVDNGQWALVSGILEPGEQPAEGLRREIAEETGVAARIDDLTGVWTLPAQQYPNGDRAQYLDLCFTATYLSGQARVNDDESLEVGWFALDALPEMMERSRVRLERALAFTGHVWFERAATPTDRYAAGSDDGPPPAAVGAPLAALDAGGRPVVLRRATREDVPAVVALIADDQLGATRESPGELAAYLRAFAAIDADPAQLLVVLDDGGVVVGTMQLTVIPGLARGGALRAQVEAVRVAGSQRGQRLGEQLIRWAVAEASRRGCALVQLTTDKRRADAHRFYERLGFTASHEGFKMALSGRQVPTIEEQR